From Pseudoalteromonas viridis, the proteins below share one genomic window:
- a CDS encoding putative Ig domain-containing protein, protein MNKPAYLLLLPQIFLFGCGGSDSTEVETASQTASQTEIADSSSQPSFKVKTAFTLETNEDEGINFDISANEIPEGSNAVDYEILTTPKTGEISGKYPALTFVPTSNAHGEDSFKIQLKKGDAKSEEILVSVKITPVNDKPSIVSDPSNGVVKIGSEFNFSPAVEDVDGLSAHTYTIKNQPEWSEFNASSGELSGTPKTKEAKGLYENIVITLVDGEHSIELAPFSINVLGDPWQEVTQLPGSYSSHLRAQTVGDSIYTLSHENNVASSMGCASAEALQPALHQYNTKADSWSKHTSPNATRYHYHSESVGDKILLFGGTQTCSSGSALLDTIEIYDSAAHSWTIAAAPQFGPFENNVVASCSSANALFVFSKQNSNLVLNTYNLDQKIWESKNVDGSYQNINSCSYNDEKLYLSGNNTESEKVEVFQYSFTDNSMLLIESFSNELYGPFYKMHGQGKFLYFHSAKSLAQLNTENLSWTNLTPNQLATEVQGEDIYYLRDFTINTVNGKQYQIGGRFTTQSINKVFEYDITQELP, encoded by the coding sequence ATGAATAAACCTGCGTACTTATTATTATTACCTCAAATATTCTTATTTGGATGCGGAGGTTCTGATTCAACAGAAGTAGAAACAGCATCACAAACAGCATCACAAACAGAAATAGCAGACAGCTCTTCACAGCCTAGCTTCAAAGTAAAAACTGCGTTTACACTTGAAACTAATGAGGACGAAGGTATTAATTTTGATATCTCAGCGAATGAAATTCCTGAAGGGAGTAACGCTGTAGACTATGAAATACTTACCACCCCAAAAACTGGCGAAATATCGGGTAAATACCCCGCGCTTACATTTGTGCCTACGAGTAACGCGCATGGCGAAGATAGCTTTAAGATCCAATTAAAGAAAGGCGATGCTAAAAGCGAAGAAATATTAGTAAGTGTAAAGATAACGCCAGTCAATGACAAACCTAGTATCGTTTCCGATCCAAGTAATGGTGTCGTAAAAATTGGTTCTGAATTTAATTTTTCTCCGGCTGTTGAAGACGTCGATGGGTTGAGTGCGCATACCTATACCATTAAAAACCAACCTGAATGGAGTGAGTTCAATGCCAGCTCTGGGGAACTCAGCGGCACGCCAAAAACGAAAGAAGCAAAAGGTTTATATGAAAACATTGTCATTACTCTGGTAGATGGTGAGCACTCGATAGAACTTGCGCCTTTCTCTATAAATGTGCTGGGCGACCCCTGGCAAGAGGTAACTCAGCTACCGGGTTCTTATAGCAGCCACCTTCGTGCTCAAACTGTCGGTGACAGTATTTACACATTAAGTCATGAAAACAATGTTGCATCATCAATGGGGTGCGCATCTGCAGAAGCTCTTCAACCAGCTCTTCATCAATACAACACTAAGGCAGATAGTTGGTCGAAACACACAAGCCCTAATGCAACTCGCTATCATTATCACAGCGAAAGTGTTGGCGATAAGATCTTGCTCTTCGGTGGAACTCAGACCTGTTCAAGCGGTTCAGCGTTACTTGATACCATAGAAATTTATGATAGTGCTGCTCATAGCTGGACAATTGCTGCCGCTCCGCAATTCGGCCCTTTTGAAAACAATGTGGTTGCTTCTTGTAGCAGTGCAAATGCACTTTTTGTTTTTTCTAAACAAAACTCTAACTTAGTTCTAAATACATATAACCTTGACCAAAAAATTTGGGAAAGTAAAAATGTAGATGGCTCCTATCAGAACATTAATTCATGCTCTTATAATGATGAAAAACTGTATTTATCAGGAAACAATACTGAGTCAGAAAAAGTAGAGGTTTTTCAATATAGTTTTACCGATAATTCCATGCTGCTCATAGAGTCATTTTCAAATGAGCTATATGGCCCGTTTTATAAAATGCATGGACAAGGTAAGTTTCTATATTTCCACAGTGCAAAAAGCTTAGCTCAGCTAAATACTGAAAACTTAAGTTGGACAAATTTGACTCCAAACCAGTTAGCGACCGAGGTACAAGGGGAAGATATTTACTATTTACGTGATTTTACGATTAACACGGTAAATGGTAAGCAGTATCAAATTGGTGGACGTTTCACTACACAATCAATTAATAAAGTTTTTGAGTATGATATAACGCAAGAATTGCCTTAA
- a CDS encoding FAD-binding protein, whose amino-acid sequence MTNKSSRRDFMKKIGIGSLIVGFNLQSQSWATEVDLLNAPPEVFADNFPVFEGELITDETSLSEAADDFGHIHRYVSRAILKPAVYQDIIKMVQFANQHNLTIAVKGQGYSTNGETQTQGGVVIDMVSLADISEVNDQQVVAQAGARWIDLLTKTVPHNLGLPIVTDFIDLSVGGTLAVGGLGAQSYKHGCMADNICHLKVITGDGRLLTCSPYQNSMLFHSMKGGLGQLGIIVEAGFELEPAPSQVRAYQLVYDDLTHYLNDNQRLLDEGLFDGVQGGAEPDPTGGWRYVMQLAKYFEPDTPPVDADLLDGLNFVYGEEVIQDLPYFTFLNRLAPVVEQLKAAGLWTLPHPWCPLLIPASKAQAFIEDTLANTPPNDVAGPVLMSMQQREAFGSLFFSVPEEDKFVYFSLMRTAIPPTPERVEQLTLANRNIYEAARALGGCQYPVGAIPMSARDWKKHYHRKWFLLKLLKNWFDPNNLLGPMRGIFKR is encoded by the coding sequence ATGACTAACAAATCGTCTCGCAGAGACTTTATGAAAAAAATAGGCATAGGTAGCCTGATTGTTGGATTTAACCTGCAAAGCCAAAGCTGGGCAACCGAAGTCGATTTACTCAATGCGCCTCCTGAGGTGTTTGCCGATAACTTTCCGGTGTTTGAAGGCGAGCTGATCACCGATGAAACCAGCCTGAGCGAAGCCGCCGATGACTTTGGCCATATTCATCGCTATGTGTCTCGGGCAATCTTAAAGCCTGCTGTTTATCAAGATATTATCAAAATGGTGCAGTTTGCGAATCAGCATAACTTGACCATTGCGGTCAAAGGACAAGGCTATTCAACCAATGGGGAAACGCAAACCCAGGGCGGCGTGGTCATTGATATGGTGTCATTAGCAGATATCTCTGAGGTGAATGATCAACAAGTAGTCGCTCAGGCTGGCGCACGCTGGATTGATTTGCTGACCAAAACGGTGCCGCACAATCTGGGTTTGCCAATCGTGACTGACTTTATCGACTTAAGCGTTGGCGGCACCCTGGCCGTGGGCGGCCTCGGCGCGCAATCATACAAACATGGCTGCATGGCCGACAATATCTGCCACCTCAAAGTGATTACCGGTGACGGGCGTTTACTCACCTGTTCGCCATACCAAAACAGCATGCTATTCCATTCAATGAAAGGTGGGCTGGGTCAGCTGGGTATAATTGTGGAAGCCGGCTTTGAGCTGGAACCTGCTCCCAGCCAGGTCAGAGCCTATCAGCTGGTTTATGATGATTTAACACACTACTTAAATGACAATCAGCGCCTGCTGGACGAAGGACTTTTTGATGGCGTACAAGGTGGCGCAGAGCCGGACCCAACCGGCGGCTGGCGCTACGTTATGCAGCTGGCTAAGTACTTTGAACCCGACACCCCACCCGTGGATGCCGATCTACTCGATGGCCTGAACTTTGTGTATGGAGAAGAGGTGATCCAGGACCTCCCTTACTTTACGTTCCTGAACCGTTTAGCACCTGTGGTTGAGCAATTAAAAGCGGCCGGACTTTGGACATTGCCCCACCCCTGGTGCCCGCTGCTGATCCCTGCATCAAAAGCCCAGGCATTTATCGAGGATACCCTGGCCAACACGCCACCCAATGATGTCGCGGGCCCGGTATTAATGTCGATGCAACAGCGAGAGGCATTTGGCAGCTTGTTTTTCAGCGTACCTGAAGAAGATAAGTTCGTGTATTTCTCATTGATGCGCACCGCTATTCCACCCACACCGGAGCGTGTTGAACAACTCACCCTGGCCAACAGAAATATTTATGAAGCAGCACGTGCGTTGGGCGGTTGCCAATACCCCGTGGGTGCCATCCCCATGAGTGCGAGAGACTGGAAGAAGCACTACCACAGGAAATGGTTTTTACTAAAGTTACTGAAAAACTGGTTTGATCCAAATAACCTGTTAGGCCCGATGAGGGGGATTTTCAAACGATAG
- a CDS encoding ABC transporter ATP-binding protein yields the protein MKSLFKLFEKLGHKDTFDSQLTPAEHNLPFIRQCAKEFSGWIAIAFVISLLGGLLQIVTFDFLGDLVDWLDSASGSVELNDKGHTLALVAVAIAVVIPTITLIKNLVFHQLLGPNLQKNTIIKLYRTLIASPASYHEEDDPGATAIVIVDTSEAIIDVVLQFCGFAGFLLAFLGALLFYVGNIDGWLALPFLIWTGLFLVMLLGQWIPKAKTTNRLEAESCAQITGKFTERFARIRTVKMLSNADYEQQFAEKWATRHRRVVAKEFRVFSNFASVVGLLNGLLVVGTGALCLQLWMQGSISIGEFSVVLALVYRVISLSEWCQDEFDAFFVSWGQVTVGREVVNEFLEDIEPIEDEGNFNVANGKITFKQVEFGYENKAPLFTDLSLKIKAGEKVGIIGPSGAGKSSLLNMLAGIDEIEAGAIYIDGKNIEDYSTDKVCGEISFLNQDIGLFNQSVYENVAFGLNNISREAVKQALAQANALTFVENYTDARGRTGLSAFIGENGGQLSGGQRQRLALARAILRDKKILLLDEATSALDPVLKAEFIASLKTLMKGKTVISVAHSYDVLAMMDRIIEIKDGKIVREGEPKDIIEPVAS from the coding sequence ATGAAATCATTATTTAAGCTATTTGAGAAATTAGGCCACAAAGACACCTTTGACAGCCAGTTAACACCAGCAGAGCATAACCTGCCGTTTATTCGCCAGTGCGCCAAAGAGTTCTCTGGCTGGATAGCCATCGCCTTTGTTATTTCTTTGCTGGGTGGCCTGTTACAGATAGTGACGTTCGACTTTTTAGGCGACTTAGTCGACTGGCTGGATAGCGCAAGCGGCAGCGTAGAGCTCAATGACAAAGGGCACACGCTGGCCCTCGTTGCAGTTGCCATCGCCGTGGTGATCCCCACCATCACCCTGATCAAAAACCTGGTGTTTCATCAGTTGCTCGGACCCAACCTGCAAAAGAATACCATTATAAAATTGTATCGCACCCTGATTGCCTCTCCTGCCAGTTACCACGAAGAAGATGATCCTGGCGCAACCGCCATTGTCATTGTCGATACCTCAGAGGCTATCATCGATGTGGTATTGCAGTTTTGTGGGTTTGCCGGATTTTTGCTGGCGTTTCTGGGCGCGCTGCTGTTTTACGTGGGCAACATTGACGGCTGGCTGGCACTGCCTTTTCTTATCTGGACCGGCCTGTTCTTGGTTATGTTGCTGGGGCAATGGATCCCCAAAGCCAAAACCACCAACCGACTCGAAGCAGAAAGTTGCGCGCAGATCACCGGGAAGTTCACCGAGCGCTTTGCGCGGATCCGCACCGTAAAAATGCTCTCCAACGCCGACTATGAACAACAGTTTGCCGAGAAATGGGCCACCCGACACCGCAGAGTGGTGGCGAAGGAATTCCGCGTATTCTCAAATTTTGCCTCTGTGGTTGGCCTGCTCAATGGTCTGTTAGTGGTCGGTACGGGCGCATTGTGTTTGCAGCTGTGGATGCAAGGCAGTATCTCCATTGGTGAATTTTCTGTGGTGCTTGCCCTGGTTTATCGGGTGATATCGCTGTCGGAATGGTGCCAGGACGAGTTTGACGCCTTCTTTGTCTCCTGGGGTCAGGTTACCGTGGGCAGAGAGGTGGTCAACGAATTTCTGGAAGATATAGAACCCATTGAAGACGAAGGCAACTTTAATGTCGCGAACGGCAAAATCACCTTTAAACAGGTTGAATTTGGCTATGAGAACAAAGCACCACTGTTCACCGATCTGTCGTTAAAAATCAAAGCCGGTGAAAAAGTCGGGATCATCGGCCCTTCCGGTGCGGGTAAGTCCTCGCTGTTGAATATGCTTGCCGGCATTGACGAAATTGAAGCGGGCGCGATTTATATTGATGGTAAAAACATCGAAGACTACTCAACAGACAAAGTATGCGGTGAGATTAGCTTTTTGAACCAGGATATCGGCCTGTTTAATCAAAGCGTTTATGAAAATGTGGCGTTTGGTTTGAATAACATCAGCCGGGAGGCTGTGAAACAAGCCCTGGCACAGGCCAATGCCCTGACGTTTGTTGAAAACTACACTGACGCCCGGGGTCGCACAGGCTTATCGGCCTTTATTGGTGAAAATGGCGGACAACTGTCGGGTGGTCAACGTCAACGCCTGGCTCTGGCCAGAGCAATACTCAGAGATAAAAAAATCCTCCTGTTAGACGAAGCAACCAGCGCCCTGGACCCGGTGCTTAAAGCTGAATTTATCGCGTCTCTCAAAACCCTGATGAAGGGCAAGACCGTGATTTCGGTTGCGCACTCTTATGACGTGCTCGCTATGATGGACCGCATTATTGAAATTAAAGACGGTAAAATCGTGCGCGAAGGGGAACCCAAAGACATAATTGAACCCGTGGCTTCGTAA
- the speE gene encoding polyamine aminopropyltransferase, whose product MTKINWHYEQMTSGVHIALRSEKELVNVETEFQDVSIFETRHLGKVMRIDDGIQVTTKGEHIYHEMMAHVPILFHGNIKNVLIVGGGDGGSAREVLKHKSVENVVMVDIDEQIIQLSREFLPEINNGAFDDPRFVLRIGDGAEIISQYSDCFDLIILDAADPDGGASETLFTQSFFGNCLTALKKNGILVAQGGTPYFEPYMMQSMVSRLTQAFNNPAGIYMGGCYDYFGGSHAFIWATRSGTIDTLSLEELGSRFTQADIHTKYYSPEAHFGAFFLSKDMRDYVNQAVKCENVDELSMPEAGDWDDYTPATSNQSDDDE is encoded by the coding sequence ATGACTAAGATTAATTGGCATTACGAGCAAATGACAAGTGGCGTTCACATTGCACTTCGTTCAGAAAAAGAGTTGGTCAACGTAGAAACCGAGTTCCAGGATGTCAGCATCTTCGAAACCCGTCACCTGGGCAAAGTAATGCGCATAGACGATGGTATTCAGGTCACCACCAAGGGGGAACACATTTATCATGAAATGATGGCGCATGTCCCAATCCTTTTTCACGGCAACATTAAAAATGTGCTGATCGTGGGAGGCGGAGATGGTGGCAGTGCCCGTGAAGTCTTAAAGCATAAAAGCGTCGAAAACGTCGTGATGGTGGATATTGATGAGCAAATCATTCAGTTAAGCCGCGAGTTTTTACCCGAAATCAATAACGGCGCATTTGATGACCCCAGATTTGTCTTGCGCATTGGGGATGGCGCGGAAATCATCTCTCAGTACAGTGATTGCTTTGATCTCATCATCCTGGATGCGGCAGATCCGGATGGCGGCGCATCAGAAACCCTGTTTACCCAATCTTTCTTTGGCAATTGCTTAACCGCACTGAAAAAAAACGGGATTTTGGTCGCACAAGGTGGCACACCGTACTTTGAACCCTACATGATGCAGTCTATGGTGTCGCGTTTGACCCAGGCGTTTAACAACCCTGCGGGCATTTATATGGGTGGCTGTTACGACTACTTTGGCGGCTCTCATGCGTTTATCTGGGCAACACGCAGTGGCACCATAGACACGCTATCGCTTGAAGAGCTGGGATCACGCTTTACTCAGGCCGACATTCACACCAAATACTACTCACCTGAGGCCCACTTTGGTGCCTTCTTCCTGTCAAAAGACATGCGGGATTATGTCAATCAGGCTGTGAAGTGTGAAAACGTGGATGAGCTGTCAATGCCAGAAGCCGGTGACTGGGATGACTACACCCCGGCCACCTCCAATCAGAGTGATGATGACGAATAA
- the speD gene encoding adenosylmethionine decarboxylase — translation MTTPTTQSVYPLGQHIIVDLFDASNLIGEAHIEKMMIECANAANATILKTHLHPFETNGGVSGMIILAESHISIHTWPEYNFAAMDIFMCGDAQPELCLPVIEACFQPGRMVINTLTRGGSVSRSGEFQPLLDKQLHATLNTAQQRSIHAHD, via the coding sequence ATGACGACACCCACAACACAGTCGGTTTACCCATTGGGCCAGCATATTATTGTCGACCTGTTTGATGCCTCTAACCTGATAGGTGAGGCGCACATTGAGAAGATGATGATTGAATGTGCCAACGCCGCAAACGCCACCATTTTGAAAACCCATTTACACCCATTTGAAACCAACGGCGGGGTGTCGGGCATGATCATTCTGGCCGAAAGCCATATTTCTATTCACACCTGGCCAGAGTACAACTTTGCTGCCATGGACATTTTTATGTGCGGTGACGCGCAGCCTGAACTTTGCCTGCCAGTGATAGAAGCGTGTTTTCAGCCCGGCCGAATGGTCATTAACACCCTCACCCGGGGTGGCTCTGTCAGCCGCTCCGGGGAATTTCAGCCCCTGTTAGATAAGCAGTTACACGCAACCCTTAACACCGCACAACAACGGAGTATTCACGCACATGACTAA
- a CDS encoding diacylglycerol/lipid kinase family protein, giving the protein MLVVYKPGGGGRLQRHLRWLRTQAKQRQLTISWYETTGFYGRDHDAIRLQAQVQKLIVVVGGDGTINLVVNAMYGSAAQLACLPAGTGNDFCRQFGYSQRQWRAAVFSPHCIALDLGAIGARYFVNIAGVGFNAEVVKSLRGNKSVGALSYVWGGIKQLFCAPTVQLTTALGPELQHGMMLLLANGRFFAAGLKPAPLASLQDGQLECVWFSARNWWQRLVVFAAMLVGCHQHLPWVHREKRTHLDITTPGLAVEADGDLVATTPVTIRSLPGAVQLRVLPATGSSD; this is encoded by the coding sequence TTGTTAGTTGTTTATAAGCCCGGAGGCGGGGGAAGACTACAGCGACATTTACGCTGGCTACGCACGCAGGCAAAGCAACGCCAGCTCACCATTAGCTGGTACGAGACCACCGGGTTTTATGGCCGGGATCATGATGCCATCCGGTTGCAGGCTCAGGTCCAGAAACTGATTGTGGTTGTCGGGGGAGATGGGACCATCAACCTGGTTGTCAATGCAATGTACGGATCAGCGGCCCAGCTGGCGTGCTTGCCAGCCGGAACCGGCAATGATTTTTGTCGTCAGTTTGGTTATTCACAGCGGCAATGGCGTGCGGCGGTGTTCTCGCCACATTGTATTGCCCTGGATCTGGGAGCTATCGGCGCGCGCTATTTCGTCAATATTGCCGGTGTTGGGTTTAATGCGGAGGTGGTCAAGAGCCTGCGCGGCAATAAAAGTGTCGGGGCGCTGAGCTATGTGTGGGGCGGTATTAAACAGTTATTCTGTGCGCCGACGGTGCAACTGACAACGGCCCTGGGGCCTGAATTACAACACGGCATGATGCTGTTGCTGGCCAATGGTCGCTTTTTTGCCGCCGGGCTAAAACCTGCGCCTCTGGCAAGCTTACAGGATGGCCAGCTGGAGTGTGTGTGGTTCTCTGCTCGTAACTGGTGGCAGCGCTTGGTGGTGTTTGCGGCTATGCTGGTGGGGTGTCATCAGCATTTACCCTGGGTGCATCGGGAAAAACGCACCCACCTGGATATCACAACACCTGGCCTGGCGGTGGAGGCCGACGGCGACCTGGTGGCAACAACGCCCGTGACCATCCGCAGCCTGCCAGGCGCTGTGCAGCTTAGGGTCTTGCCTGCGACGGGGTCGTCGGACTGA
- a CDS encoding DMT family transporter, producing MNNAFLYTITVLIWGSTWLAIEFQLGTVDEVVSLFYRFAISAACMWCYVMIKRPPMRYSLTDHGFFMLLALGNFGLNYLFLYWAQGSLTSAMASIAFSLLLVANIVNTRLFFAKPIAGRIYIGAALGLGGIVSLFWQDLRSADLSSDAFIGLLLALAGMFIASLGNMVSVRNSNRQIGVLQGNAWGMLYSALFLGGYVALSPLQFSIEADAQYWGSLLYLSVFGTVIAFACYFHLLKNIGPEKASYLIVLFPLVAVTLSTWFEGFVWQLNTFIGFSLVLIGNAIVLTPYQRIRAWLSPTTPSQARP from the coding sequence ATGAACAATGCTTTTCTGTATACGATCACTGTCCTGATCTGGGGCTCCACCTGGCTGGCAATTGAATTCCAGCTGGGTACGGTAGACGAAGTGGTCTCTTTGTTTTACCGCTTCGCGATTTCTGCCGCCTGTATGTGGTGTTATGTGATGATCAAACGGCCACCGATGCGCTACTCGCTCACTGATCACGGCTTTTTTATGTTGCTGGCGCTGGGCAACTTTGGCTTAAACTATCTCTTTCTTTACTGGGCGCAAGGCAGCCTGACGTCCGCGATGGCCTCGATTGCTTTCTCACTCTTGCTGGTCGCCAATATCGTCAATACCCGACTGTTTTTTGCCAAGCCCATTGCGGGCCGCATCTATATTGGTGCAGCACTGGGGCTTGGGGGTATCGTCAGTTTATTCTGGCAGGACTTGCGCAGTGCCGACCTCAGCAGTGATGCTTTCATTGGGTTATTGCTGGCGCTGGCAGGTATGTTTATTGCCTCGCTCGGCAACATGGTCAGCGTACGTAACTCCAATCGCCAGATTGGCGTATTGCAGGGCAATGCCTGGGGCATGCTGTATAGTGCGCTGTTTTTAGGCGGTTATGTGGCGCTCAGCCCGTTGCAATTTAGCATTGAGGCCGACGCGCAATACTGGGGGTCGCTGCTGTATTTGTCGGTGTTTGGTACTGTGATTGCGTTTGCCTGTTACTTCCACCTGCTCAAAAACATTGGCCCGGAAAAAGCCAGTTACCTGATCGTGCTGTTCCCTCTGGTGGCAGTCACCCTCAGCACCTGGTTTGAAGGGTTTGTCTGGCAGCTCAATACCTTTATCGGGTTCTCGCTGGTGCTGATCGGCAATGCCATCGTACTTACACCGTACCAGCGCATTCGTGCCTGGCTCAGTCCGACGACCCCGTCGCAGGCAAGACCCTAA
- a CDS encoding PLP-dependent aminotransferase family protein: MDHSTFKPDYLYQQVITVVKEMVEQELLLPGDKLPSLRAMASRLRVSIPTVQQAYQQLEMTGLVVAREKSGYFLQSGQDTATPRRSKLPAKPVMVNKQQLIEQVYEGIHLPDVAPLGLANPVAAASPQQALAKSMRQAMRQAQARMLDYGAIDGLAMLKAQIVQYYLALGLTVNSDDLIITNGAQEAIAIALQCVTQPGDIVAIESPCYFGIVELVENLGLKAIEIPVCPDDGLWLDDLSAALSRHPIKACLFSTSINNPLGSQMPESRMQQLLTLLRAHDVVLIEDDVYGDLYFGEQRIRPAQCFATPGEVLTCSSFSKTVAPGYRVGWMLAGPYSARAKRFKRALSCSAPMMNQWALADFMASGEFQRHLRQLRKRLCDNKQKMRLAVQKYFPEHVRVSDPKGGCVLWLDLGGAYDGGLFFQLALRAGISVAPGAIFSAYERYRSCVRISYGLPWNAEMEGYVRTLGALVQQAKKQPQPQ, from the coding sequence ATGGATCACTCTACTTTTAAACCCGATTACCTCTATCAGCAAGTCATCACCGTGGTCAAAGAGATGGTTGAGCAGGAGCTGCTGCTGCCAGGGGATAAGTTGCCGTCGCTCAGAGCTATGGCAAGCCGGCTGCGTGTGAGTATTCCTACGGTGCAACAGGCCTACCAGCAGCTTGAAATGACTGGGCTGGTGGTTGCCCGTGAAAAGTCCGGCTACTTTTTACAAAGTGGTCAAGACACTGCCACTCCCAGGCGCAGTAAATTACCTGCCAAGCCTGTGATGGTGAATAAACAGCAGCTCATTGAGCAGGTATACGAGGGGATCCATCTGCCAGATGTGGCACCGCTGGGGCTCGCCAACCCGGTTGCAGCGGCCAGTCCGCAACAGGCGCTGGCCAAAAGTATGCGCCAGGCGATGCGTCAGGCTCAGGCACGGATGCTGGATTATGGTGCTATTGATGGCCTGGCGATGCTCAAAGCGCAGATAGTGCAATATTATCTGGCGCTGGGACTGACGGTGAACAGCGATGACCTGATCATCACCAATGGTGCCCAGGAGGCGATCGCCATTGCGTTGCAGTGCGTAACTCAGCCCGGTGACATTGTGGCGATAGAATCACCTTGCTACTTTGGCATTGTTGAGCTGGTTGAAAACCTGGGGCTGAAAGCGATAGAAATCCCCGTATGTCCGGACGACGGACTGTGGCTTGACGACCTCAGTGCAGCGTTGTCGCGGCATCCTATCAAAGCGTGTCTGTTTTCAACCAGTATCAACAACCCACTGGGCAGTCAGATGCCCGAATCTCGCATGCAGCAGTTGCTGACATTACTGCGTGCGCATGACGTGGTACTCATTGAAGATGATGTATATGGCGACTTATATTTTGGTGAGCAGCGGATAAGGCCGGCGCAGTGCTTTGCTACGCCCGGCGAGGTGCTGACCTGCTCGTCGTTTTCTAAAACCGTAGCGCCGGGTTACCGGGTTGGCTGGATGCTGGCAGGGCCTTACAGTGCCCGGGCAAAGCGTTTCAAACGCGCGCTGAGCTGCTCAGCCCCAATGATGAATCAATGGGCGTTGGCAGATTTTATGGCCAGTGGTGAGTTTCAGCGCCATTTACGGCAATTACGCAAACGCCTTTGCGACAATAAACAAAAAATGCGCCTGGCGGTACAAAAGTACTTTCCCGAACATGTGCGTGTCAGTGACCCAAAAGGGGGCTGTGTGTTGTGGCTGGACCTGGGCGGAGCTTACGATGGCGGGCTGTTTTTTCAGCTGGCACTGCGCGCCGGGATCAGCGTAGCGCCGGGCGCCATATTCAGCGCCTATGAGCGCTATCGCAGCTGCGTGCGGATCAGTTATGGCTTGCCCTGGAATGCGGAAATGGAGGGTTATGTGCGCACCCTTGGCGCGCTTGTTCAGCAGGCAAAAAAGCAGCCACAACCGCAGTAA
- a CDS encoding YggN family protein, which produces MKTILLASTLVLSSQAIAHTDTHFSVSTDECAVDFKNDVQITPDQVYIKNGNGQPVMIDAQGYLYIANQAVNLNQDERLAMQTYADTLRAELPKVASIALQGVELAGVAIGEVASAFNLHSFDALTGLIDELHSEIEGAFYQQGTFVMGEQTFNEFGEQFEHQFEEKIEQAIEGAMMESIGSLLVAIGSEMVNSGGDMESFEQRMENLGSELEQRVEGQAKALEQQANALCGRFESIAAQEAQLSAMLPQLKGYQLFNYR; this is translated from the coding sequence ATGAAAACAATTTTACTTGCTTCAACGCTGGTTTTATCTAGCCAGGCGATAGCCCATACCGATACGCATTTTTCTGTCAGTACTGATGAGTGCGCCGTAGATTTTAAAAACGATGTACAAATTACCCCCGACCAGGTGTATATCAAAAATGGCAATGGTCAGCCTGTAATGATAGACGCGCAGGGCTATCTGTATATCGCAAACCAAGCCGTGAATCTCAACCAGGATGAGCGCCTGGCCATGCAAACGTATGCCGACACCCTAAGAGCCGAACTGCCCAAAGTGGCCAGTATTGCATTACAGGGCGTTGAGCTGGCTGGAGTCGCGATTGGAGAAGTCGCCTCCGCCTTCAATTTGCATAGCTTTGATGCATTGACAGGCCTGATAGACGAGCTGCACTCAGAGATTGAAGGCGCGTTCTATCAACAAGGCACCTTTGTGATGGGTGAGCAGACCTTTAATGAGTTTGGTGAACAATTTGAGCACCAGTTTGAAGAAAAAATAGAACAAGCCATTGAAGGTGCCATGATGGAGTCTATTGGCAGCCTGTTAGTTGCCATCGGATCTGAAATGGTCAACTCCGGCGGCGACATGGAAAGCTTCGAGCAACGCATGGAAAATCTCGGCAGTGAGCTGGAGCAACGGGTCGAAGGTCAGGCAAAAGCCCTGGAGCAGCAGGCCAACGCGTTATGTGGCCGGTTTGAGTCGATTGCAGCACAAGAGGCACAGCTAAGCGCGATGCTCCCGCAGCTAAAAGGCTATCAATTATTTAACTATCGCTAA
- a CDS encoding PA3496 family putative envelope integrity protein, protein MGKTFSYDPLDDDYEDDFGSLDKELQAQQKKRVKRRLDDYLEQKRLKRNLGEDDLDFLDD, encoded by the coding sequence GTGGGTAAAACATTTTCCTATGATCCGTTAGATGATGATTATGAAGACGACTTTGGGTCGTTAGACAAAGAATTACAGGCACAGCAAAAGAAGCGGGTGAAACGCCGTCTGGATGACTATCTGGAGCAGAAACGGCTGAAGCGTAATCTTGGAGAGGACGACCTAGACTTTTTAGACGATTGA